In Coriobacteriaceae bacterium, a single window of DNA contains:
- a CDS encoding DUF192 domain-containing protein yields MTAASSYIAYARALNRLGWTPAEFVVAESFAVRLRGMLGRSPIAANGLPLVMAFPRCSSVHTCFMAYPIDIAFIDRNGSILACYENVRPWRMCSCPGAWAVLERPSILATPPTLQQVPA; encoded by the coding sequence GTGACCGCGGCCTCATCCTACATTGCCTACGCGCGGGCGCTCAACAGGCTGGGTTGGACGCCTGCCGAGTTTGTGGTGGCGGAGTCGTTTGCCGTGCGCCTGCGCGGCATGCTGGGACGGTCTCCGATTGCCGCCAACGGGTTGCCGCTCGTCATGGCGTTCCCACGCTGCTCTTCGGTCCACACCTGCTTTATGGCCTACCCCATCGACATTGCTTTTATCGACCGCAACGGCAGCATCCTCGCATGCTACGAAAACGTCCGTCCTTGGCGCATGTGTTCCTGTCCCGGTGCCTGGGCGGTGCTGGAACGCCCTTCAATCCTCGCTACACCTCCCACCCTCCAACAAGTGCCGGCGTAA
- a CDS encoding ribbon-helix-helix domain-containing protein: MSKAYTAANGQVVTDEMIDTWCESYEHGEFPDGEHTVGGIVHGRPPLSSEGTATLSVKIPLGMKEAIRRRAAAEGMTPSEFARAALSEKLLAAG, from the coding sequence ATGAGCAAGGCGTATACGGCTGCCAATGGTCAGGTTGTAACGGATGAAATGATTGACACGTGGTGCGAGTCGTACGAGCATGGCGAGTTTCCGGACGGCGAGCATACCGTTGGGGGGATCGTGCACGGGCGGCCTCCACTTTCAAGCGAAGGTACGGCAACGCTATCGGTCAAGATTCCCCTAGGGATGAAGGAGGCGATTCGTCGACGGGCGGCGGCTGAAGGAATGACGCCAAGTGAGTTTGCCCGTGCAGCCCTGAGCGAAAAACTTCTTGCGGCGGGTTGA
- a CDS encoding cellulase family glycosylhydrolase: MERTLGVNLSGWFIPEPWVTPSLYAATGASNAAELQEAMGTAAYNERMRRHYETFVSEDDFRRMAQIGLNAVRLPVPWYAFGSQESDASYISVVDYIDRAIEWAAKYDIRVLLDLATVPGGQGDSNDSPTTPEAVAEWHSSTNGRHVALDVLERLADRYGEAESLLGIELLDTPQMSVRKSLFTMTDGIPAHYLRNFYRDAYELVRSYMPEDKIVVFSSSGHPSEWKHFMRGAKYKNVYMDLHLYHYRDEHALDITSPRGLTTAISRNKRELKEAISTGFPVLVGEWSGAAIFANSSVTPEGRNAYERVFIANQLASFAPAAGWFFQTWKTEKRIAAWDARAALGTLERGMIE; encoded by the coding sequence ATGGAGAGGACACTCGGCGTTAATCTCTCTGGCTGGTTTATTCCCGAGCCTTGGGTGACCCCGTCGCTATACGCGGCGACCGGTGCATCCAACGCGGCCGAGCTGCAGGAGGCCATGGGCACCGCCGCCTATAACGAGCGCATGCGCCGTCATTACGAGACGTTTGTGAGCGAGGACGATTTTCGCCGCATGGCGCAGATCGGTCTCAATGCCGTGCGCCTGCCGGTGCCCTGGTATGCCTTTGGCTCGCAGGAGTCCGATGCGTCCTACATCTCGGTTGTCGACTACATCGACCGTGCAATTGAGTGGGCTGCCAAGTATGACATCCGCGTGCTGCTCGATCTGGCGACGGTGCCCGGTGGCCAGGGCGATTCCAATGATTCGCCCACCACGCCGGAGGCTGTTGCCGAGTGGCATTCGTCCACCAACGGCCGTCATGTCGCACTCGACGTGCTCGAGCGCTTGGCCGATCGCTACGGCGAGGCCGAGAGCCTGCTGGGCATTGAGCTGCTGGATACGCCACAGATGAGCGTCCGCAAGAGTCTCTTTACCATGACGGATGGCATTCCGGCCCACTACTTGCGCAATTTCTATCGCGATGCCTACGAGCTCGTCCGTTCGTATATGCCCGAGGATAAGATTGTCGTCTTCTCGTCTTCGGGGCATCCCAGCGAGTGGAAGCATTTTATGCGCGGCGCCAAGTACAAGAACGTCTACATGGACCTTCACCTGTACCATTACCGCGACGAGCATGCGCTCGACATCACGAGCCCCCGCGGGCTGACGACGGCGATTTCGCGTAACAAGCGCGAGCTTAAAGAAGCGATTTCGACTGGGTTCCCCGTGCTGGTGGGCGAATGGTCGGGTGCGGCGATCTTTGCCAACTCGTCGGTTACGCCCGAGGGCCGCAATGCCTACGAGCGCGTGTTTATCGCCAACCAGCTGGCTTCGTTTGCGCCGGCTGCCGGTTGGTTCTTCCAAACGTGGAAGACCGAGAAGCGCATTGCAGCATGGGACGCTCGCGCGGCGCTCGGTACGCTCGAACGCGGCATGATTGAATAG
- the rsmI gene encoding 16S rRNA (cytidine(1402)-2'-O)-methyltransferase, which produces MTQNSAHTGKLYVVGTPIGNLGDLSPRVGEAFAAADAICCEDTRVTSKLLMHLGISKPLVRCDENVIASRAAGLVDRLLAGETLAFASDAGMPSVSDPGQALVETAREADVPVEVIPGPSACVTALVSSGIPCEHFFFEGFLGRKHGDRVRRLQRLAVVPGALIFYESPHRIVATLEAVAEVFPQREVAVCRELTKLHEEVLRGPAAQLAEELRARGEVKGEIALVIAPPSEDEEAGIVPVGAAAADPDEALREDIRAALEEGEPASAVAKRLSQKYSRRKRDVYAMVLDMQ; this is translated from the coding sequence ATGACGCAAAACAGCGCCCACACGGGCAAACTCTATGTGGTCGGTACGCCCATCGGTAACCTGGGCGACCTGTCCCCGCGCGTTGGCGAGGCGTTTGCCGCCGCCGATGCCATTTGCTGCGAAGACACGCGTGTGACGTCAAAGCTGCTGATGCACCTGGGAATTTCCAAGCCGCTTGTCCGTTGCGACGAGAATGTGATCGCCAGCCGCGCCGCCGGCCTGGTCGACCGTCTGCTGGCGGGGGAGACCCTCGCCTTTGCCTCGGACGCCGGCATGCCGAGCGTGTCCGATCCCGGCCAGGCGCTGGTCGAGACGGCACGTGAGGCCGATGTGCCCGTCGAAGTTATCCCCGGGCCCTCTGCTTGCGTCACGGCGCTCGTTTCGTCCGGCATTCCCTGTGAGCATTTTTTCTTCGAGGGCTTTTTGGGCCGAAAGCACGGCGACCGCGTGCGTCGTTTGCAGCGCCTTGCCGTGGTGCCCGGCGCACTCATCTTCTACGAGTCTCCACATCGCATCGTGGCGACGCTCGAGGCCGTGGCGGAGGTCTTTCCCCAGCGTGAGGTTGCCGTCTGCCGCGAACTCACCAAGCTGCACGAGGAGGTCTTGCGCGGGCCCGCCGCCCAGCTCGCCGAAGAGCTGCGTGCTCGCGGCGAGGTAAAGGGCGAGATTGCGCTGGTCATCGCGCCGCCGAGCGAGGACGAGGAGGCCGGCATCGTGCCGGTTGGCGCCGCGGCAGCGGATCCCGATGAGGCCCTGCGCGAGGATATCCGCGCCGCACTCGAGGAGGGGGAGCCCGCCTCTGCGGTGGCCAAGCGCCTGTCTCAGAAGTATTCGCGCCGCAAGCGCGATGTCTATGCCATGGTGCTCGATATGCAATAG
- the metG gene encoding methionine--tRNA ligase: MDQSKPSFFITTPIYYVNADPHLGTAYSTIIADVQARYRRSAGYNVKFLTGMDEHGEKVAEAAAKHGMTPQEWTDSQAPHFKELWSKLEISNDDFIRTTEPRQHHAVQYLWERMKESGYLYKGSYDGWYCVPDETYFTDTQVQKGDEEYGSVGQHLCPDCHRPLERVQEESYFFKLSAFQDKLLKLYDEHPDFVEPAFRMNEVRSFVEGGLNDLSVSRTSFDWGIQVPFDEGHVTYVWFDALLNYMTAVGYGVDTDEARAELAYRWPAQFHIVGKDIIRFHCVIWPAMLMAIGEALPEHVFAHGFLTVRNAETGKAEKMSKSRGNAIAPQDVIDMLGVEGYRYYFMTDVVPGTDGAISFDRMEQVYNADLANSWGNLISRSLNMSGKYFDGCAPAKPASFDAFDNPLAKIADGLVERYMAKMDVLDYGGAKDEAMELIHAANHYIEDSEPWALAKDETKADELAFVIYNLLEAIRIAAHLLMPLMPQTSAEALRRLSCEDEAASDDLKGICAWGLLAGGQPVEKGEPLFPRLG, encoded by the coding sequence ATGGATCAAAGCAAGCCTTCGTTCTTTATCACGACGCCCATCTACTACGTCAACGCCGATCCGCACCTGGGCACGGCTTATTCCACCATCATCGCCGACGTTCAGGCTCGCTATCGCCGCTCCGCCGGCTATAACGTCAAGTTCCTGACCGGCATGGACGAGCACGGCGAGAAGGTCGCCGAGGCCGCAGCCAAGCATGGTATGACGCCGCAGGAGTGGACCGACAGCCAGGCCCCGCACTTCAAGGAGCTTTGGAGCAAGCTCGAGATTTCCAACGACGACTTCATCCGCACCACCGAGCCGCGCCAGCATCATGCCGTGCAGTACCTGTGGGAGCGCATGAAGGAGTCCGGTTACCTGTATAAGGGCAGCTACGACGGCTGGTATTGCGTGCCTGACGAGACCTACTTCACCGATACGCAGGTCCAGAAGGGCGACGAGGAGTACGGCAGCGTCGGCCAGCACCTGTGCCCCGACTGCCACCGTCCGCTTGAGCGCGTGCAGGAGGAGTCCTACTTCTTTAAGCTTTCCGCCTTCCAGGACAAGCTGCTCAAGCTCTATGACGAGCACCCCGACTTTGTCGAGCCTGCGTTCCGCATGAACGAGGTACGTAGCTTTGTCGAGGGCGGTCTTAACGACCTTTCCGTGAGCCGCACGAGCTTTGACTGGGGCATTCAGGTCCCGTTTGACGAGGGCCACGTGACCTACGTGTGGTTCGATGCGCTGCTCAACTATATGACGGCCGTCGGTTACGGTGTCGACACCGACGAGGCGCGTGCCGAGCTGGCCTATCGCTGGCCCGCGCAGTTCCACATCGTGGGTAAGGACATCATCCGCTTCCACTGCGTCATTTGGCCCGCCATGCTTATGGCCATCGGCGAGGCCCTGCCCGAGCACGTCTTTGCCCACGGTTTCCTGACCGTGCGCAATGCCGAGACCGGCAAGGCCGAGAAGATGTCCAAGAGCCGCGGCAATGCCATCGCTCCGCAGGACGTTATCGACATGCTGGGCGTCGAGGGCTATCGCTACTACTTTATGACCGATGTCGTCCCCGGCACCGACGGTGCCATCAGCTTCGATCGCATGGAGCAGGTCTACAACGCCGACCTGGCCAACAGCTGGGGCAATCTGATCTCGCGTTCGCTCAACATGAGCGGCAAGTACTTTGACGGTTGCGCGCCCGCCAAGCCCGCATCGTTCGATGCGTTTGACAACCCGCTGGCAAAGATCGCCGACGGTCTGGTCGAGCGCTACATGGCCAAGATGGACGTGCTCGATTACGGTGGAGCCAAGGACGAGGCCATGGAGCTCATCCACGCCGCCAACCACTACATCGAGGACTCCGAGCCTTGGGCGCTTGCCAAGGACGAGACCAAGGCTGACGAGCTGGCATTTGTGATCTACAACCTGCTCGAGGCCATCCGCATTGCCGCTCACCTGCTGATGCCGCTCATGCCCCAGACCTCTGCCGAGGCCCTGCGCCGCCTGTCCTGCGAGGACGAGGCCGCGAGCGACGACCTCAAGGGCATTTGTGCTTGGGGCCTGCTTGCTGGTGGTCAGCCTGTCGAGAAGGGCGAGCCGCTGTTCCCGCGTCTGGGCTAA
- the rsmA gene encoding 16S rRNA (adenine(1518)-N(6)/adenine(1519)-N(6))-dimethyltransferase RsmA produces MTTSPLANPTATRELLEEFGLATKHRLGQNFLIDNHVIERICELSELTGDERVLEVGPGVGTLTLALLQEAACVTSIEADPELEPVLDAHAADYANFRFIMGDALRVTPGQIEQAAGGKPTVFVANLPYNVAATIILQFFQTMPALKRAVVMVQKEVADRIAAVPGNKTYGGYTAKLGLYAQVTGRFEVPPRCFMPAPHVDSAVVRIDRVDGVVPEGLDREFVARVIDAAFAQRRKTIRNSMSANGFAKDVLDAAFEACGIAPTTRAETLDVADFVRLAQELIHDA; encoded by the coding sequence ATGACAACTTCGCCTTTGGCAAACCCCACGGCAACAAGGGAACTGCTGGAGGAGTTTGGCCTTGCGACCAAGCATCGCCTGGGCCAGAACTTCCTGATCGACAACCATGTAATTGAGCGCATTTGCGAGCTTTCCGAGCTCACGGGCGATGAGCGCGTGCTCGAGGTTGGCCCGGGCGTTGGTACGCTCACGCTCGCGCTGCTGCAGGAGGCGGCGTGCGTCACGTCGATCGAGGCCGACCCCGAGCTCGAGCCGGTGCTCGATGCCCACGCCGCCGACTACGCCAACTTCCGCTTTATCATGGGCGACGCGCTCAGGGTGACGCCGGGACAGATTGAGCAGGCTGCGGGCGGTAAGCCGACGGTATTTGTCGCGAACCTGCCCTATAACGTGGCGGCGACGATCATCCTGCAGTTCTTCCAGACGATGCCAGCGCTCAAGCGCGCCGTCGTCATGGTTCAAAAGGAGGTTGCCGATCGCATTGCCGCAGTGCCGGGTAACAAGACCTATGGCGGCTATACGGCAAAGCTCGGCCTGTATGCGCAGGTGACGGGTCGTTTTGAGGTGCCGCCGCGCTGCTTTATGCCGGCGCCGCACGTGGACTCGGCCGTCGTGCGTATCGACCGTGTTGACGGCGTGGTGCCCGAAGGACTCGATCGCGAGTTTGTTGCCCGTGTGATTGATGCTGCATTTGCTCAGCGTCGCAAGACCATCCGCAACTCCATGAGTGCCAACGGCTTTGCCAAGGACGTGCTCGACGCCGCCTTTGAGGCTTGCGGTATCGCACCCACTACGCGCGCCGAGACGCTCGATGTTGCCGACTTTGTCCGTCTGGCCCAGGAGCTCATCCATGACGCCTAA
- a CDS encoding TatD family hydrolase produces MTPNAERVTFTKKKKTVACPEPLAPLADTHAHLLSFWGKEVPETLVRAKAAGVDLLVTVFDPIADKRSVTDYNDWLTHEILPMQDIPQIKYLAGVHPYGAPDYTDDIHAQVVAALDDPLCVGIGEIGLDYHMDYDDDVAPAPHDVQIDCMARQLEVAVRRNVPVELHLRHEDSDGERTSHMDAYNVLREVGVPQAGCVLHCFGEDRATMGRFVDLGCYIAYGGAATFKRNDGVREAFAATPLDRILFETDCPYMAPEPIRGLECEPAMISITANTLVNDRVDRTGEDAEAIARAAWENACKLFQK; encoded by the coding sequence ATGACGCCTAATGCCGAACGCGTGACGTTTACCAAGAAAAAGAAAACGGTTGCGTGTCCGGAGCCGCTGGCGCCGCTTGCCGATACGCATGCACACCTGCTCTCGTTTTGGGGCAAGGAGGTGCCCGAGACGCTCGTGCGCGCCAAGGCGGCGGGCGTCGACCTGTTGGTGACGGTCTTCGATCCCATTGCCGACAAACGAAGTGTGACGGACTATAACGACTGGCTGACGCACGAGATCCTGCCGATGCAGGATATTCCACAGATCAAGTATCTTGCCGGCGTGCACCCCTATGGCGCGCCGGATTATACCGACGACATTCACGCGCAGGTTGTGGCTGCGCTCGACGATCCGTTGTGTGTTGGCATCGGCGAAATTGGTCTGGACTACCACATGGACTATGACGACGATGTCGCGCCGGCGCCTCATGACGTGCAGATTGACTGCATGGCGCGTCAGCTCGAAGTTGCCGTGCGTCGCAACGTGCCAGTGGAGCTGCATCTGCGCCACGAGGACTCGGATGGGGAGCGTACCTCGCATATGGATGCGTACAACGTGCTGCGCGAGGTGGGTGTGCCTCAGGCCGGTTGCGTGCTGCACTGCTTTGGCGAGGATCGAGCCACGATGGGGCGCTTTGTGGATTTGGGCTGCTATATCGCCTATGGTGGCGCGGCCACCTTTAAGCGTAACGATGGCGTGCGCGAGGCATTCGCGGCAACCCCGCTCGATCGCATTTTGTTCGAGACGGATTGCCCGTATATGGCGCCGGAGCCCATTCGTGGTCTTGAGTGCGAGCCGGCAATGATTTCCATCACGGCAAACACGCTGGTCAACGACCGTGTCGATCGTACCGGCGAGGATGCTGAGGCAATCGCGCGAGCAGCTTGGGAAAATGCCTGCAAACTTTTTCAAAAATAG
- a CDS encoding SPFH domain-containing protein, with amino-acid sequence MLLSGIIAALTSLLLPIIILLLLLPNACYVVEQQHAVIIERLGKFNRIVNAGFHVKVPVIDRKAATVSLRTMKNGFGIDVKTQDNVTIGLEVSAQYHVSYDMGAGPADSGIYKSYYMLQEPVDQMRDFITDALRSSIPVYTLDEVFAKKDDIAKDVNATVSEQMAAYGFTLVSTLITKIALPTEVENSMNDINAAQRKRAAAQELAEADRIKRVTEATAEAEAMEKAGEGIANQRKAIALGIKDSLEIIQETGVGNDEANQLFMFTQWSEMMTEFARTGKTSTVVLPSDFSQSASMFEQMLTAGKVQNDSKE; translated from the coding sequence ATGCTGTTGTCCGGTATTATCGCTGCTCTTACGAGCCTTCTGCTTCCCATCATCATTTTGTTGCTGCTGCTCCCCAACGCCTGCTATGTCGTTGAACAGCAGCATGCCGTGATCATCGAGCGTCTGGGCAAGTTTAACCGCATCGTCAACGCGGGCTTCCACGTGAAGGTGCCCGTGATCGACCGCAAGGCCGCCACGGTGAGTCTGCGCACCATGAAAAACGGCTTCGGCATCGACGTTAAGACCCAGGACAACGTGACCATCGGCCTTGAGGTATCTGCTCAGTACCACGTGAGCTATGACATGGGCGCCGGCCCGGCAGATTCGGGCATCTACAAGAGCTACTACATGCTGCAAGAGCCCGTCGACCAGATGCGCGATTTCATCACCGATGCCCTGCGCTCTTCCATCCCTGTCTACACGCTCGATGAGGTCTTTGCCAAGAAGGATGACATCGCCAAGGACGTCAATGCCACCGTGTCCGAGCAGATGGCTGCCTACGGCTTCACCCTCGTGTCGACACTCATCACCAAGATCGCGCTGCCGACCGAGGTCGAGAACTCCATGAACGACATCAACGCCGCCCAACGCAAGCGCGCTGCTGCGCAGGAGCTCGCCGAGGCCGACCGCATCAAGCGTGTCACCGAGGCGACCGCCGAGGCCGAGGCGATGGAAAAGGCAGGCGAAGGCATCGCCAACCAGCGCAAAGCCATCGCGCTGGGCATCAAAGATTCGCTCGAGATTATCCAGGAGACGGGCGTCGGCAACGACGAGGCTAACCAGCTGTTCATGTTTACGCAGTGGTCCGAGATGATGACGGAGTTCGCTCGCACGGGAAAAACCTCGACGGTCGTGCTGCCGAGCGATTTCTCGCAGTCGGCCTCGATGTTCGAGCAGATGCTGACCGCCGGCAAAGTTCAAAACGACTCGAAGGAGTAG
- the rlmH gene encoding 23S rRNA (pseudouridine(1915)-N(3))-methyltransferase RlmH yields MKYTVVCVGKLKERFWKDACAEYTKRLGAYAKVDIREVADIDPAKAGGVDAARDKEGAAILAALPPRAHVILLAIEGKERSSEELSARLDDLMLRGNSDIAFVIGGSDGVSDDVRTRADEMLSFGRITLPHNLARVVLLEQIYRACKISRGEPYHK; encoded by the coding sequence GTGAAATACACCGTCGTTTGCGTCGGTAAGCTCAAGGAGCGCTTTTGGAAGGACGCGTGCGCCGAGTACACCAAACGCCTGGGCGCCTATGCCAAGGTGGATATCCGCGAGGTGGCCGATATCGACCCGGCTAAGGCGGGCGGCGTGGATGCCGCGCGCGACAAGGAGGGGGCGGCGATCCTTGCAGCCCTGCCGCCTCGAGCGCATGTGATCCTGCTTGCCATTGAGGGCAAAGAGCGCTCGAGCGAGGAGCTTTCGGCGCGGCTCGACGATCTTATGCTGCGTGGTAACAGCGACATCGCCTTTGTGATTGGTGGATCGGACGGCGTGAGCGATGATGTGCGCACACGAGCCGACGAGATGCTCAGCTTTGGACGTATTACCTTGCCGCACAACTTGGCGCGCGTGGTGCTGCTGGAGCAAATCTACCGCGCCTGCAAGATCAGCCGTGGCGAGCCGTATCACAAATAG
- the proC gene encoding pyrroline-5-carboxylate reductase: MKIGFVGFGNMASAMADGWIAAGAAASDMCACAGRYNALVERCEARGMVACRDAAEVVAASDIVVAAVKPYMIEKVFAPLKDALADKVVLSVAWTWDSAKWEKVLPGVAHISTVPNTPVSVGEGVIACEKASTLSDEQRATVLGLLGKLGTVVELDSSLLFVGGTVGGCAPAFVAMAIEALGDAAVKHGIPRADAYRIVSQMVLGTAKLQLATGQHPAAMKDAVCSPGGATIKGVVALEDAGMRSALVKAVDATLQ; this comes from the coding sequence ATGAAGATCGGATTTGTCGGTTTTGGCAATATGGCGAGCGCTATGGCCGATGGCTGGATCGCCGCCGGTGCGGCTGCGAGCGACATGTGTGCTTGCGCGGGCCGCTACAATGCCCTGGTCGAGCGCTGTGAGGCGCGTGGGATGGTTGCCTGTCGTGATGCGGCGGAGGTTGTCGCCGCATCTGATATCGTGGTCGCTGCGGTCAAGCCGTATATGATCGAGAAGGTCTTCGCTCCGCTCAAGGATGCCCTAGCCGACAAGGTTGTCCTTTCGGTCGCCTGGACTTGGGATAGCGCCAAGTGGGAAAAGGTCCTGCCGGGTGTCGCGCATATCTCGACGGTGCCCAACACGCCGGTTTCGGTGGGCGAGGGTGTTATCGCCTGCGAGAAGGCTTCCACGCTTAGCGATGAGCAGCGTGCCACGGTGCTCGGCCTGCTCGGAAAGCTTGGCACCGTCGTCGAGCTCGATTCGAGCCTGCTGTTTGTGGGCGGTACCGTGGGCGGTTGCGCACCGGCATTTGTTGCCATGGCGATTGAGGCCTTGGGCGATGCAGCCGTCAAGCACGGTATCCCGCGCGCCGATGCCTATCGCATTGTGAGCCAGATGGTGCTGGGCACGGCAAAGCTGCAGCTTGCGACTGGTCAGCATCCTGCGGCGATGAAGGATGCCGTATGCTCGCCCGGCGGCGCCACCATCAAGGGCGTCGTCGCGCTCGAGGACGCCGGTATGCGCAGTGCCCTGGTCAAGGCCGTCGACGCCACCCTCCAGTAA
- the serS gene encoding serine--tRNA ligase — protein sequence MLDIKFVRENPDAIDTAMANRQTSWDREKFFELDDERRAVITEVEELQATRNAESKKIGALMKEGKKDEAEAAKEAVRTVNEKIDGLAERRTALEQEQYDFMAHLPNIPCEATPYGKDEDENIERRRWGTPREFDFDFKPHWDLGTDLDILDFERGNKLSGSRFTVLGGAGARLERALINFFLDTHTSRGFKEWWPPIVVKRQTMFGTGQLPKFEDDAYHVSGDNFLIPTAEVVLTNLHAGEVLDADTLPRRYTAFTPCFREEAGSAGRDTRGIIRQHEFDKVEMVKFAKPEESDEELESMTAEAEFLLQQLGLPYRVISLCTGDLGFSARQTYDIEVWLPSYNAYKEISSCSNCGDFQARRANIKYRDPENFKGSRYLHTLNGSGLPAGRTMAAILENYQNADGTITIPEVLRPYMGGLEKIGPVA from the coding sequence ATGCTTGATATCAAGTTTGTTCGCGAGAACCCCGATGCCATCGATACCGCCATGGCCAACCGCCAGACGTCTTGGGATCGAGAGAAGTTCTTCGAGCTCGACGACGAGCGCCGTGCCGTCATCACCGAGGTCGAGGAGCTCCAGGCCACGCGTAATGCCGAGTCCAAGAAGATCGGCGCCCTGATGAAGGAGGGCAAGAAGGACGAGGCCGAGGCCGCCAAGGAGGCCGTGCGCACCGTCAACGAGAAGATTGACGGTCTGGCCGAGCGCCGCACCGCTCTCGAGCAGGAGCAGTACGACTTCATGGCTCACCTTCCCAACATCCCTTGCGAGGCCACGCCGTACGGCAAGGACGAGGACGAGAACATCGAGCGCCGTCGTTGGGGCACCCCGCGCGAGTTCGACTTCGACTTTAAGCCGCACTGGGACCTGGGCACCGACCTCGACATCCTCGATTTCGAGCGCGGCAACAAGCTCTCCGGTAGCCGCTTTACCGTTCTCGGTGGCGCCGGCGCCCGTCTTGAGCGCGCCCTCATCAACTTCTTCCTTGACACGCACACCAGCCGTGGCTTTAAGGAGTGGTGGCCGCCCATCGTCGTCAAGCGTCAGACCATGTTTGGCACGGGTCAGCTGCCCAAGTTCGAGGACGATGCCTATCACGTCTCGGGCGACAACTTCCTGATCCCCACCGCCGAGGTCGTACTGACTAACCTGCACGCCGGTGAGGTTCTGGACGCCGACACTCTGCCGCGCCGCTACACTGCCTTCACCCCCTGCTTCCGCGAGGAGGCCGGTTCCGCCGGTCGCGACACCCGCGGCATCATTCGCCAACACGAGTTTGACAAGGTCGAGATGGTCAAGTTTGCCAAGCCGGAGGAGTCCGACGAGGAGCTCGAAAGCATGACCGCCGAGGCCGAGTTCCTGCTTCAGCAGCTGGGCCTTCCGTATCGCGTGATTAGCCTGTGCACCGGCGACCTGGGCTTCTCTGCCCGTCAGACCTACGACATCGAGGTTTGGCTGCCGAGCTACAACGCCTACAAGGAGATCAGCTCCTGCTCTAACTGCGGCGACTTCCAGGCCCGTCGCGCCAACATCAAGTATCGCGACCCCGAGAACTTCAAGGGCTCGCGCTACCTGCACACCCTCAACGGTTCCGGCCTGCCGGCTGGCCGTACCATGGCCGCCATTCTGGAGAACTACCAGAACGCCGACGGCACCATCACGATCCCCGAGGTTCTTCGTCCCTACATGGGTGGCCTCGAGAAGATCGGGCCGGTCGCGTAG
- a CDS encoding AAA family ATPase: MSKAINPFKPTAGMNPPELIGRDAVLDDFAEALENGPGAPDRLMRISGVRGTGKTVLLNALGDLARKKGFEVVDVASNAGFCSRILEALQRNVRLESMSISPSILGVSLGSVEVSKSASHLGEAMYDAAKRGGLLITLDEIQDASTEEMRELGNEMQLLIRQGANVAFAFAGLPTSVDGVVVDDTLTFLQRAKHIELTRLSDFEVGGSFEDTMRRAGKELDEDAAELLTKASAGYPFMVQLVGYYAWQVAARSGAESVNEVSARKGIQAALDSFNAMVIAPALRRVSERQFQYLAAMAQCEGDEIANGDIAKKMGLSANKVGSYRKRLIDAGLIEPAGYGCVSFAIPYMRDYLLEAVRER; the protein is encoded by the coding sequence ATGTCGAAAGCCATTAATCCCTTTAAGCCAACGGCGGGCATGAATCCGCCTGAGCTTATCGGACGTGACGCTGTTTTGGATGATTTTGCCGAGGCCCTTGAGAATGGTCCTGGTGCTCCCGATCGACTCATGCGCATCTCGGGCGTCCGAGGCACAGGTAAAACGGTGCTTCTCAATGCATTGGGTGATCTTGCGCGAAAAAAAGGATTCGAGGTTGTTGACGTCGCCTCGAATGCCGGTTTTTGCAGTAGAATCCTCGAGGCTCTACAGCGAAATGTTCGTCTTGAGTCAATGTCGATTTCCCCATCAATTCTAGGAGTCAGCCTTGGCTCCGTTGAGGTATCGAAGTCGGCATCTCATCTGGGCGAGGCAATGTACGATGCCGCGAAGCGCGGAGGTCTGCTCATTACGCTCGACGAGATTCAGGATGCCTCAACTGAGGAAATGCGCGAGCTGGGCAATGAGATGCAGCTTTTGATTCGCCAAGGGGCGAATGTCGCTTTTGCATTCGCTGGCTTGCCAACATCGGTGGATGGCGTGGTGGTTGATGATACCCTTACGTTCCTTCAGCGGGCAAAACATATCGAACTCACTCGTCTCTCTGATTTTGAAGTCGGCGGATCGTTTGAGGATACAATGAGACGAGCGGGCAAGGAGCTCGATGAAGACGCCGCTGAGCTATTAACAAAGGCTTCAGCAGGCTATCCCTTTATGGTCCAGTTGGTCGGATATTACGCTTGGCAGGTTGCTGCGCGCAGCGGGGCGGAGAGCGTGAACGAAGTGTCCGCGCGTAAGGGTATCCAAGCAGCTCTTGATAGCTTTAATGCTATGGTGATTGCCCCGGCGCTGCGCAGGGTTTCAGAGCGACAGTTTCAGTATCTCGCGGCAATGGCTCAATGCGAGGGCGATGAGATTGCCAACGGTGATATCGCCAAAAAGATGGGGCTGTCGGCGAACAAGGTCGGCTCGTATCGTAAACGTCTCATCGATGCGGGGTTGATTGAGCCTGCGGGCTATGGCTGTGTTTCGTTTGCAATTCCGTATATGCGCGACTATTTGTTGGAGGCGGTGCGGGAAAGGTAA